One window from the genome of candidate division WOR-3 bacterium encodes:
- a CDS encoding malectin domain-containing carbohydrate-binding protein — translation MKNKNIFILFLSLSLLGKTDGTTGLPLGGVGTGAIKYSACSGKFTANFRTPTRNGDYQNLPNTQFQLFTQRGDSILTCALLKAQEINGRVDDDAVFPLHWVNFGKWNNVGVKMTAYLPYYPDSLPLLCHPGATFEFTVENLESSYVTVAIAFQINTPITPVGIPDTGLLASDSSLELCLIGKIHNGSGNLTYGNDTGFFTSGLCNNTLTGTTNRVAIRVSLSSYEKRSLRFILAWYKPNEKEHYQYTNFWNNAKEVAISALHNFDAFKSKAEELVLRMRSSNLPEWLIDQTLNSTINLINNSVYFQDGRYCHTEGQWSPEGTMDQMWHARQIYTMINPNLAWQELKWWARTQHIMNYPGQIHHDFGTNFNYCEWDDTEHPDYRPIYEWVDLNCGFIISVYEAFIATADLDKLSYFWPYLKKAGERILTQVQLYGSSEYPYTFESSLSTYDAGGNSQAYNTGLSIVAYQIMSYLAKIMGEVEIASIYQNAFEVAVENFEKRWLDNTYPCGIYCESALGGPWIANFLKFDPFWEKQKLDALYYTLFNYYDPLNKGLGYPNGSYSEWQPYLVGHFGGFSLQTRRSNIWLRLQKDMYERNYLNRNLVFNEQLGIPPKVSLPTWIATSSSGTNQYISIPVLWRNYYNLIGFHYNKYSKELWLEPILFDSLNHELQNALIITPDGYAKISYTTYGDSYQNQQIVFIPDNSIEVSSIYVWDLYTDSIDIVQVNGIKTTYLRTGNGDQSHLKINWSGTITNSGITIKIEGKAKPSIGIPEPPENLRGLTLNSSQILLSWSPVEGENIGYIVEINTKEGFKTLDTTSDTSYLETGLLKNTAYKYRIRSYNTQHISNPTNELLVTTKDGGNGEVIFAINSGGETYLSKDGIEYINDATTGWVSGGSIYSTTNPIEGTLDDKLYQSERYGDFSYNIPLENGFYELVLKFAEIYWENPGSRIFHVEAEGEHLIRNLDLLFRTEKNTAYDVVIPVELKDGELNINFITKINNAKLSAMEIRKGEGNVNNPDSSQIPKQYFIKQNYPNPFNSITNIDFGLPEETQVKITIYNLIGEKLAIILDEKKEAGYHSITFSGANLPKGVYFYKIEANNFSQTKKLILIK, via the coding sequence ATGAAAAATAAAAATATTTTTATTCTCTTTTTATCTCTTTCTCTTTTAGGAAAAACAGATGGAACAACAGGCCTTCCTCTTGGAGGTGTAGGAACAGGAGCTATAAAATATAGCGCTTGTAGTGGAAAATTTACGGCAAATTTTCGAACCCCTACCAGAAATGGAGATTATCAGAACTTACCGAATACACAATTTCAACTATTCACTCAAAGAGGAGATTCAATATTGACTTGTGCCTTATTGAAAGCCCAAGAGATTAATGGAAGGGTAGATGATGATGCAGTTTTTCCTCTACATTGGGTAAACTTTGGAAAATGGAATAATGTAGGTGTAAAAATGACTGCCTATCTCCCCTATTACCCCGATTCTCTACCACTATTATGTCATCCAGGAGCAACATTTGAGTTTACAGTTGAAAATTTAGAAAGCTCTTATGTAACAGTCGCCATTGCCTTTCAAATCAATACACCTATTACACCAGTTGGAATCCCCGACACAGGACTTTTAGCAAGCGATTCATCTCTTGAACTCTGTCTTATTGGGAAAATACATAATGGTTCAGGTAATCTAACCTATGGAAATGACACCGGCTTTTTTACAAGTGGTCTTTGCAACAACACTCTTACGGGAACAACAAACCGTGTTGCAATAAGAGTCTCATTATCTTCATATGAAAAAAGAAGCCTTCGTTTTATTCTTGCATGGTACAAACCCAACGAAAAAGAACACTACCAATACACTAACTTCTGGAATAATGCTAAAGAGGTAGCTATCTCAGCGCTTCACAATTTTGATGCTTTTAAGAGTAAGGCTGAAGAACTAGTACTAAGAATGCGAAGTTCTAATCTACCTGAGTGGCTTATTGATCAAACTCTTAACTCAACAATTAATCTTATCAATAACAGTGTTTATTTTCAAGATGGTCGGTATTGCCACACTGAGGGACAGTGGAGTCCTGAAGGGACTATGGACCAAATGTGGCATGCAAGACAAATTTATACAATGATAAATCCCAATCTTGCCTGGCAGGAATTAAAATGGTGGGCCAGAACTCAACATATAATGAACTATCCTGGCCAAATTCATCACGATTTTGGAACAAATTTTAATTACTGCGAATGGGACGATACAGAACATCCTGATTACCGACCTATATATGAGTGGGTTGATTTGAATTGTGGGTTTATAATTTCTGTTTACGAGGCATTTATCGCAACCGCAGATTTGGATAAACTTTCTTATTTCTGGCCTTATCTAAAAAAAGCTGGGGAACGAATCCTTACCCAGGTCCAACTCTATGGGAGCTCAGAGTATCCTTATACTTTTGAAAGCTCTTTAAGTACCTACGATGCTGGTGGTAATTCCCAAGCTTACAATACTGGTCTATCAATTGTGGCTTATCAAATTATGAGTTATTTGGCAAAGATTATGGGAGAAGTGGAAATAGCAAGTATTTACCAAAATGCTTTTGAAGTCGCAGTGGAAAATTTTGAAAAGAGATGGTTAGATAACACTTATCCTTGTGGAATTTATTGTGAGAGTGCTTTAGGTGGTCCGTGGATTGCCAATTTCTTAAAATTCGATCCTTTCTGGGAGAAACAAAAATTGGACGCTCTTTATTATACACTTTTTAATTATTACGATCCTTTAAATAAAGGTCTAGGTTATCCAAATGGTTCTTACTCAGAATGGCAACCTTATCTCGTTGGGCATTTTGGAGGATTTTCTTTACAAACTCGTCGCTCTAATATATGGCTTCGGCTCCAAAAAGATATGTATGAACGAAACTATCTCAACAGAAATCTTGTGTTTAATGAACAGCTTGGAATTCCTCCAAAGGTTTCTTTGCCAACCTGGATAGCTACAAGTTCCTCTGGAACCAATCAGTATATTAGCATTCCTGTTTTATGGCGTAATTATTACAACTTAATAGGCTTTCATTACAACAAATATTCAAAAGAATTGTGGCTTGAACCCATTCTCTTTGACTCGTTAAATCACGAACTCCAAAATGCTCTAATAATCACTCCGGATGGTTATGCAAAAATAAGTTACACTACCTATGGTGATTCCTATCAAAATCAACAAATTGTTTTCATTCCGGACAACTCAATAGAGGTTTCATCTATTTATGTATGGGATCTGTATACCGATTCTATAGATATAGTCCAAGTAAATGGAATAAAGACTACCTATCTCCGCACTGGAAATGGAGATCAATCTCATTTAAAAATAAATTGGTCTGGAACAATAACCAATAGCGGCATTACCATTAAAATTGAGGGGAAAGCGAAACCAAGCATAGGAATTCCAGAACCTCCAGAAAATTTAAGAGGACTTACCTTAAATTCAAGTCAAATTCTCTTATCATGGAGTCCTGTAGAGGGAGAGAACATAGGTTATATTGTAGAGATAAACACAAAGGAAGGTTTTAAAACCCTCGATACAACCTCTGATACATCTTATTTGGAAACAGGTCTATTAAAAAACACAGCTTATAAATATCGGATTCGTTCATATAATACCCAACACATTTCTAATCCTACTAACGAACTTTTAGTGACAACAAAGGATGGAGGAAATGGCGAGGTAATTTTTGCCATAAATTCAGGAGGCGAAACTTATTTATCGAAAGATGGAATAGAATATATAAACGATGCTACCACAGGATGGGTTTCTGGTGGCTCTATTTACTCTACAACAAATCCTATAGAAGGCACTTTAGACGATAAACTTTACCAGAGCGAACGCTATGGCGATTTTAGTTATAATATTCCTCTTGAAAATGGTTTTTACGAGTTGGTATTAAAATTTGCCGAAATATATTGGGAAAATCCTGGAAGTAGAATATTTCATGTTGAGGCCGAAGGGGAACATCTCATCCGGAATCTAGACCTTCTTTTTAGGACAGAGAAGAATACAGCTTACGATGTGGTTATACCCGTAGAATTAAAAGACGGCGAACTAAACATTAATTTTATCACAAAAATTAATAATGCAAAATTAAGTGCTATGGAAATCAGAAAAGGAGAAGGAAATGTAAACAATCCCGACTCTTCCCAAATTCCTAAGCAATATTTTATCAAACAAAACTACCCAAATCCATTCAACTCAATCACTAATATTGACTTTGGCTTACCAGAAGAAACCCAAGTCAAAATAACCATTTACAATCTAATAGGGGAAAAATTGGCTATTATATTGGACGAGAAAAAAGAGGCCGGATACCATTCTATTACCTTCTCAGGAGCAAATCTTCCGAAAGGGGTTTATTTCTACAAAATCGAAGCAAACAATTTTTCCCAAACAAAAAAATTAATCCTAATTAAATAA
- a CDS encoding flavin reductase family protein: protein MKLRYDMLTHGVNIVCTKYEGKFSGLAVAWATQIDVDRILICVGSQSYTRELILKSKIFGLSVLAKGQEEIARKFGRQSSKKVDKFKNIAYHTLKTGSPLLNDCIAVFDCEVEKVFDYNDTKLIVGKIVAAEFIRKEYEPLVYKEKDY, encoded by the coding sequence ATGAAACTTAGATATGATATGTTGACACATGGTGTGAATATAGTTTGCACTAAATACGAAGGGAAATTTAGTGGTCTTGCAGTCGCTTGGGCCACACAAATTGATGTGGATCGGATTCTAATTTGTGTTGGTTCACAGAGTTATACAAGAGAACTTATATTGAAGTCCAAGATATTTGGCTTAAGTGTTCTTGCTAAAGGACAGGAAGAAATTGCTAGAAAATTTGGTAGGCAATCAAGTAAAAAAGTTGATAAATTTAAAAATATAGCTTATCATACACTTAAGACAGGTTCTCCTCTTCTAAATGATTGTATTGCGGTATTCGACTGTGAGGTAGAAAAAGTTTTTGATTACAACGATACAAAGTTAATTGTTGGAAAAATTGTTGCAGCTGAGTTTATAAGAAAAGAATATGAACCTCTTGTATATAAAGAAAAAGATTACTGA
- a CDS encoding AAA family ATPase — translation MDYESFFGLKEKPFSTSPDERFYYDSPQHSKALKKILHCIDNRLGLSLLVADIGMGKTTLARRLLNMLSSDESYEVSLLIVIHPDVSAGWFLKKISLQLGVEDKGDDREKIITGLYDKLQEYYEKKKKVAVLIDEGNMLRKKDTMEEIRGLLNIEADSHHLLNFVIFGLPEMEENLKQDEALYERTAVRTTLQPLDLPTVKEYIAHRIKVAGGSSMPFTEASLNLIHKFSRGKPRSINIICENALLEAFLEKKKVIEPEIMNVVLKDLGLLEEKNG, via the coding sequence ATGGATTACGAAAGCTTTTTTGGATTAAAAGAGAAGCCTTTTTCTACTTCTCCAGATGAGAGGTTTTATTATGATAGCCCTCAGCATTCTAAGGCTTTAAAAAAGATCCTTCATTGTATTGATAATAGATTAGGGCTTTCTCTTTTAGTAGCTGATATAGGAATGGGAAAAACAACATTGGCAAGAAGATTACTTAATATGCTATCCTCTGATGAATCTTATGAGGTTTCTCTTCTAATAGTAATACATCCAGATGTCTCAGCTGGATGGTTTCTTAAAAAAATTTCTTTACAATTAGGGGTTGAAGATAAAGGAGATGATAGAGAAAAAATAATTACTGGATTATATGACAAATTGCAGGAGTATTATGAAAAAAAGAAGAAAGTTGCAGTATTAATAGATGAAGGAAATATGCTTAGAAAAAAAGACACAATGGAAGAAATTAGAGGTCTTCTTAATATTGAAGCTGATTCTCATCACCTTTTGAACTTTGTAATTTTTGGCTTACCAGAAATGGAAGAGAATCTCAAACAAGATGAAGCTTTATACGAAAGAACTGCTGTAAGAACAACTCTCCAACCTTTAGATCTCCCCACCGTAAAAGAATATATAGCTCATCGTATTAAAGTTGCAGGAGGAAGCTCTATGCCTTTTACTGAAGCTTCTTTAAATTTAATTCATAAATTTTCAAGAGGAAAGCCAAGATCTATCAATATAATATGTGAAAATGCCTTATTAGAGGCTTTCCTCGAAAAGAAGAAAGTGATAGAACCTGAAATAATGAATGTGGTATTAAAAGACTTAGGACTTTTGGAGGAAAAAAATGGTTAA
- the dapF gene encoding diaminopimelate epimerase: MVNFIKGEGGGNDFVLMNYNPKYDYSKLAVWILNRRYGVGGDGLVVMNGKKMKFYNPDGSNVPFCGNAVRVFFRLLYMKGKVKEKDEIETESGIVQLVYNKNGTVSALMPPLKILERRKKGAIVECGVPHYVIPVNDVDKINLQIDGPKLSNAIPGRNNVDWFREENGFVYMRVFERGVEGETLSCSSGIASVSFFVMEETGKNKLKVKMRGGEFETERESENRLWLTGEANIVFKGSLLKGVPFAKREKT; this comes from the coding sequence ATGGTTAACTTTATAAAAGGAGAAGGAGGAGGAAACGATTTTGTCCTAATGAATTATAATCCAAAATATGATTATTCTAAACTTGCCGTTTGGATATTAAATAGAAGATATGGAGTTGGGGGAGATGGTCTTGTTGTAATGAATGGAAAAAAAATGAAATTTTACAATCCAGACGGAAGCAACGTCCCTTTCTGCGGGAATGCAGTAAGAGTTTTCTTTCGTTTGTTATATATGAAAGGAAAGGTAAAAGAAAAAGATGAAATTGAAACAGAATCAGGGATTGTTCAGCTTGTTTATAATAAAAATGGAACTGTATCAGCTCTTATGCCTCCTTTAAAAATTTTAGAAAGAAGAAAAAAAGGAGCTATTGTTGAATGCGGTGTTCCCCACTATGTAATTCCTGTAAACGATGTAGACAAAATTAATCTCCAGATAGATGGGCCTAAACTCTCGAACGCTATCCCTGGAAGAAATAATGTAGATTGGTTCAGAGAAGAAAATGGCTTCGTTTATATGAGAGTTTTTGAACGAGGTGTAGAGGGAGAAACTCTTTCCTGCTCTTCAGGAATTGCCTCCGTATCATTCTTTGTAATGGAGGAAACTGGAAAAAATAAACTTAAAGTTAAAATGAGAGGTGGAGAATTTGAAACAGAAAGAGAAAGTGAAAATAGACTCTGGCTTACTGGAGAAGCAAACATTGTATTTAAAGGTAGTTTACTGAAAGGAGTTCCTTTTGCCAAGAGAGAAAAAACTTGA
- the guaB gene encoding IMP dehydrogenase: protein MPREKKLDIGLTFGDVLLEPGYSEVLPQEVDINSKFSRNIGLKLPIVSAAMDTVTEEEMAIAIALQGGLGIIHRNLSIEAQANQVRKVKRFESVLIPDPITVSPSFTIREVKEIMKAYKISGVPVVSEDGRLKGIITKSDLIFEEDETKKIKEIMTPREKLITGEKGISIEKVKELFRKHKVEKLPLVDNDDRLVGLITLRDILKRKEFPRANIDEEGRLYCGAAVGVGEDTIDRAKELLSAGVDCLVIDTAHGYTKKVFEVTKKLRKICDKDLIVGNVVTEEAAKELLKLDVDGIKVGVGPGSICTTRVISGIGVPQLTAIQRVAKAVKGKVPIIADGGIVFSGDITKALAGGADSVMIGNLLAGTDEAPGESMLLEGRRFKVYRGMGSIDAMEKGSKDRYFQTGKLVPEGVVSRVPHKGPVSEVLFQLEGGLRAGMGYVGARNIKELRKKAKFIRVTTAGLTESHPHNVKIIKEPPNYEVLED from the coding sequence TTGCCAAGAGAGAAAAAACTTGATATAGGGTTAACATTTGGAGACGTTCTATTAGAACCTGGGTATTCTGAAGTTCTACCCCAGGAGGTAGATATTAATAGTAAATTCAGCAGAAATATCGGCCTTAAACTTCCCATTGTATCTGCAGCTATGGATACTGTAACAGAAGAAGAAATGGCAATTGCAATTGCTTTACAAGGGGGCCTCGGAATTATTCACAGAAACCTATCAATAGAAGCACAAGCAAACCAAGTAAGAAAGGTGAAAAGATTTGAAAGCGTTCTCATCCCTGATCCTATAACAGTTAGCCCCTCCTTTACAATTCGTGAAGTTAAGGAAATAATGAAAGCTTATAAAATTTCTGGAGTTCCGGTAGTTAGTGAGGACGGCAGATTGAAAGGTATAATAACAAAAAGTGATTTAATATTTGAAGAAGATGAAACAAAAAAAATTAAAGAAATTATGACACCAAGGGAAAAATTGATTACAGGAGAAAAAGGCATTTCAATAGAAAAAGTAAAAGAATTATTTAGAAAACATAAAGTAGAAAAACTTCCTTTAGTGGATAATGATGACCGCTTAGTAGGTCTGATCACCCTTAGAGATATTTTAAAAAGAAAAGAATTTCCAAGAGCTAACATAGATGAGGAAGGACGCCTTTATTGCGGTGCAGCTGTAGGTGTTGGAGAAGATACTATAGATAGAGCCAAAGAACTTCTTTCTGCAGGAGTTGATTGCCTCGTTATAGACACAGCTCATGGTTACACTAAAAAAGTCTTTGAAGTAACAAAAAAATTACGAAAAATCTGTGATAAAGATCTTATTGTTGGGAACGTAGTGACTGAGGAAGCAGCAAAAGAGCTATTAAAACTTGATGTAGATGGTATAAAAGTAGGGGTTGGGCCTGGCTCTATTTGTACAACCAGAGTCATAAGTGGCATAGGTGTACCCCAATTAACTGCTATTCAGAGAGTAGCAAAAGCTGTAAAAGGTAAAGTTCCTATAATAGCTGATGGAGGAATTGTCTTCTCGGGAGACATTACTAAAGCGCTTGCTGGAGGAGCAGATTCTGTTATGATAGGAAATCTCCTCGCAGGAACAGATGAAGCTCCTGGAGAATCCATGCTTTTAGAAGGGAGAAGATTCAAAGTTTATAGAGGAATGGGTTCTATTGATGCAATGGAAAAGGGAAGCAAAGATCGTTATTTTCAAACAGGAAAATTAGTTCCTGAGGGAGTTGTTTCTCGGGTCCCTCACAAAGGCCCAGTGAGTGAGGTTCTCTTCCAACTTGAAGGAGGTCTTAGAGCAGGTATGGGTTATGTAGGCGCAAGAAATATAAAAGAATTAAGGAAAAAGGCAAAATTTATTCGGGTAACCACAGCTGGTCTTACAGAAAGCCATCCTCACAATGTAAAAATAATAAAAGAACCTCCAAATTATGAAGTTTTAGAAGACTAA
- the hslV gene encoding ATP-dependent protease subunit HslV has product MILHGTTILGVRKDGIVAMGSDGQVTFNETILKANAKKIQVLREGEVLVGFAGSVADSLTLCSMFEEQINKYPKNISKAVIEFAKQWRKDKYLRRLEALLGVMNKEESFILSGSGEVIRPDDGLIGIGSGGAYAISAARALIRYSSLDAPSIVEISIKLASEICVYTNDNISIEVIK; this is encoded by the coding sequence ATGATCTTACATGGAACAACAATCTTAGGTGTTAGAAAAGATGGAATTGTCGCTATGGGGAGTGATGGACAGGTCACATTTAACGAAACAATACTAAAAGCTAACGCAAAAAAAATACAGGTTCTAAGAGAAGGAGAAGTTCTTGTAGGTTTTGCAGGTTCTGTTGCAGATTCACTAACTCTATGCTCTATGTTTGAAGAACAAATAAATAAATACCCAAAAAATATTTCTAAAGCAGTTATTGAATTTGCAAAGCAATGGAGAAAAGATAAATATCTAAGAAGATTAGAAGCTCTTCTTGGAGTAATGAATAAAGAAGAATCTTTTATTTTATCTGGAAGTGGAGAAGTAATTAGACCGGATGATGGTCTAATAGGGATAGGTTCAGGAGGAGCATATGCAATATCAGCAGCAAGGGCTTTAATAAGATATTCTTCTCTAGACGCCCCTTCAATTGTCGAGATATCAATAAAACTCGCTTCTGAAATTTGCGTTTATACAAATGATAACATTTCAATAGAGGTGATAAAATGA